TAATTGAGCGAATCGGATGGATAAGAAAGATCGAATATGGAATGAGCGATAATATTCTAAAACCGAATATAATTTCGTTAAATAGAATTCAGATCATTCGATGAATATTCTGCCCATCCGGTTCGAAGCGAATAAACGAAATACCATAGATTAAGAGGGAATATCAAATGAGAAGAATAATCGTTTCCGAATTTCTTACACTCGACGGAGTCATGGAAGATCCCGGTGGGGCAGAAAAATCCGAATTTGGCGGATGGAGTCACCAATTCTTTAACGAAGAATTCGGAAAATATAAATTCGACGAATTATTCTCGTGCGATGCTCTTCTTTTAGGTCGTTTAACATACGAAGGCTTTGCCGCAGCTTGGCCTTCGATGACCGACGAGCAGGGGTTTTCGGAAAGAATGAACGGTATTCCTAAGTTCGTAGTCACGACGACGCTTACTAAGGCGGATTGGAATAATTCGACGCTAATAAAGGAAAATATCGTAGCTGAAATAAGTAAGCTCAAAGAACAACCGGGTAAAGACATTCTGGTAGCCGGTAGCGGAGTTTTAGCGAGGGGCTTATTGCAAAACGATCTCGTCGACGAATTTAGACTGATGATTCATCCGATCCTAGTCGGCGGCGGTA
The Leptospira fainei serovar Hurstbridge str. BUT 6 genome window above contains:
- a CDS encoding dihydrofolate reductase family protein, with translation MRRIIVSEFLTLDGVMEDPGGAEKSEFGGWSHQFFNEEFGKYKFDELFSCDALLLGRLTYEGFAAAWPSMTDEQGFSERMNGIPKFVVTTTLTKADWNNSTLIKENIVAEISKLKEQPGKDILVAGSGVLARGLLQNDLVDEFRLMIHPILVGGGRRLFDETPRKVLKLVESKELNTGVEILTYHPVKN